The Mycolicibacterium cosmeticum DNA window GTCGTCGACGATCTGCGGGGCGATGGCCGTCGCCTTCTGCGGGTCGCCCTCGGTGTCGAACGGCTTGAGCTGCACCTGGCAGCCCGGGTTCGCGGCGTTGTGCTTGTCGATCGCCAGCTGCACACCGTTCTTGATGTTGATGCCGAGCGCGGCGTCCGGGCCGTTGAGCGCACCGGCCATCGCGATGGACACGGGCGGGCAGGTGGCCTTGCCGTCGCCGGCGGGATCGGCCGGGGTGGCACCGCTGGCGGCCTTGACCTCCCCGCCGTTCTCGTCGATCTGGACCTGTTCGACGATCTTCAGGTCCGCCTTGGACGTGCCCTGTTCGGGGGCGGACTGGTTGCACCCGGCAATACCGAGTACCAGCAGGCCAGCACCACCGAGCGCAAATGCATTCCGTGCCACGCGACCGCGCACGCTTCACCTCCGAGTCATGGATTCCGACGGCATCAACGATTCGGCCAGGTCGGCCGGTCGCTGAGGCTTCGGGTAGACACTAGCCAACCGGTCGCCGCGTTGCGTGATGTTGAACGATTGGCCGTGGCGCGTCGATGGCGCGAGCAGGCGATAGCCCCAGACCGGAAACGCAGTGTTAACCCAGCCCGGCCACAGCGATCAGGCAGACGAGGATTCGCCGCCGGGCGTGTCGAGGGTTTCCAGCACCACCTCGGCAACCCGCTTCATGGTGGTGCGCCGATCCATCGCCGCCCGCTGGATCCACTTGAACGCTTCGGGCTCGGTCATCCCCTGGTTGGCCTGCAGCAAACCCTTGGCCCGTTCGACCAGCTTGCGCGTCTCCAAGCGGTCCGACAGGTTGGCGACCTCGCTCTCCAGCGCACTGATCTCACTGAACCGGCTGACCGCGACCTCGATGGCCGGGATCAGATCGGTGATGGAGAACGGTTTGACCAGATAGGCCATGGCGCCGGCGTCGCGGGCCCGCTCGACCAGTTCGCGCTGCGAGAAGGCGGTCAGGATCACGATGGGCGCGATGCGCTTGGCGGCGATCTCGGAGGCGGCGTCGATACCGTCGCGGCGCGGCATCTTGACGTCCATGATCACCAGGTCGGGCTTGAGGCTTTCGGCCAGATCCACCGCTTCCTGGCCGTCCCCGGCCTGCCCGACGACCTCATAGCCTTCCTCACGCAGCATTTCGGCCAGGTCGAGTCGGATCAAGGCTTCGTCCTCGGCGACGAGGACGCGGCGTGGGGCGGGAGCGTCGGTCATGTGAGACATTGTCGCGTGAGAGCGGCCGGACAGCGACCTCGGGGTTGATCGGGCGCGTCGCGGCGCGGGGGTCCCTGGTGGCCGGCGCCGGAATCGGCATCCTCTATGGTGGGAGTCCGCAGCGGTACGGCCCTCGTATCCCAACTGGCAGAGGAAACGGATTCAAAACCCGTGCAGTGTGAGTTCGAATCTCACCGAGGGCACTCCATCCAGACACGAAAATGAAGGGCCGCGCGGTCCGCGGCCCTTCATTTCCCCTCGTCTCTTATTCGGAGCCGCCGGCTCCCGACGATGCCGCACCCGACTTCGCCGTATCGTTCTCCCGCTGCGATGGGGTGGTCGCGGCCGGGGTCGACGTTCCGCCATGACGCGGCTTGTCGCTGATACTCGGCTTCGGAGCCGTCTGCGCGGTGGTCCCATGGCCTGACTTCACCGACGAGGTATCCGGCTTGGTGTCCGGCTTCGTCGTGTCGGGTTTCGCCGTGTCCGGCTTGGTCGTGTCGGGTTTCGTCGTGTCGGGCTTGGTTGCCTCGGGACTCGACGCCTCCGGCTTCGTCTCGGGCGTCGAGGTTTCCGGTTTCGTCTCGGGAGTCGTCGTCTCGGGCTTCGTGGCTTCCGGCTTCGTGGGCTCGGGCTCGGTGGATTCGGTTGATGTGCTGGATTCCTCGGTGGCAGCGGGCTTTTCAGGTTCGGTCACCACAGGCTCGGTCACGACGGGCTCCGTGACAGCAGGTTCCGTCACCACCGGCTGCGTGACAGCAGGTTCCGTCACCACCGGCTCCGTCACGGCGGGATCGGTCACCACCGGCTCCGCGACCGCCTCGGTCACCACCGGCTCGGTAACGACAGGCTCCTCGGTGACGGTGCCCTCAGCGGCTTGCGTCTCGGCGCTCACCCCCTCGGTCTTGCCCTTGGTCTTTTCATCGGCAGCGGCGGCCGTCTCGTCCACCGCCGCATCCTGTGCGACGTCCTCGGCAATCGCCGCGTCGATCGAGGTGCCCGCCCGCGCCGCGCTCAGCGCGGTCGTCGTCACGGTCTGACCGCCCAGCAGCCCGCCGATGGCGCTGACCAGCTGTTTGACGACGTTCACCACCGAGGTCACGACCGCGCTGATGAGGTTCGGGACGAATGCCAGCACATTACTGATGAGCTGACCGAGCATCTGCAGCAAGGACGACACCGGATTCGTCGGGGTTTCCGGTTGAAGAGACTTGATCAAGTCTTTGAGAATGAGCGCTATCGCCTTGGGCGACCCATCGGCGTTGTAGAGCCCGAAATGCGCTTGGTCGTTGTAGGTGTCTTCACCAGGGTTGGCCGTGCCCTGGGTGGTGTAGAGGAACACCGGCCCGGCACCCGCGAAGGATTGCCAGTATTTGAGAAAATCGACGATGTAATCGCGCTGCTGTTCTTCGGACACCACATTGGTCGGCAGTCCGTACTCGCTTATCCACATCTTGAGTTGCTCTTGACCAGGCGCGAGATAGGAATCCATCAAAGCGCGTAGTTGCTGGGCCTGGTAGAGCGGTGTGTCGGTGTACCAAGGCACGGTGTCGCCCTCGGAGAATTTCAGGTCGTACTTGTAGGGGTGGAACGAAAGCGCGTCGAAATAGCCGTTGGCGCCGGCGTTGTACATGGCCTGGACGAAGTCAACCGGATTCATCGACAAGTCGCCCCTGGTCAACCCCGCGCCGACGACGGCACCGATCACCGTGATATCCACTCCGAGCTCAGTGGACGCCTCTTTGAGCTTGGTATAGGTGACCTTCAACATGTTGGTGTAGTCGACCGGATCGACCGGGTTCCAGAAAAACGCCGCATTCGGCTCGTTCCAGACCTCGTAGGCGCCGATCTTCTCTCCGTAGCGCAGAGCCACCTGTTTGGCGAAGTCGGCGAATTCGTTGAAGTCGGCCGGCTGACCGTTGATGGGAGTCGATTCCGTAGCCCACCACGGCGTCGAGTTGAGCACACCGAGAATGCCCATGCCCTTGTCGTGGGCGGCGTTGACGATCAGATCGAGGGCGCCCCAATTCGGGTCGCCCGCGGGTGAGCCGAGCGCCGGATCCACCGGCTGCACGCCGGCCCACGGCACCAGCAGCCGGACGTTCTCGACACCCAGGTCCTGCATCTGCTGGAGGCGAGCGTTCACCTCGGCAAGGATCGCCACCGGGTCGGCGTCCGGCGCGGCGAGGGCGTTGTTGATCGCGATATAGAAGTCCGAGCCCTCGGAAATCCCCACCGTCGACGGGGAGTCGTCGATCGCGGCCGTGTTCTGCACGTTATAGGTCGCCGTGTGCTGGACCTCGGGCATGACGAAATGGCTGCCGGTCGCCGCAACAATGGCTGCGGTGGTCAAACCAATTACCGAGCGGACCGCAATACCACGTACCGGCCCAGGGCGAGAACCCCACATGTTGACCACCTCTGTTCTTTTGCCACAACGTCGTCGACGTGGGCCTGACATTGCTAGGAAATTAACCGACGTAGCGGCAATTTGCGAAACTTACTCAGGAGTAAGAAAAAGTGTCAGAGAATTTGCCGGCAACGCGATCCGACCGGCAAAGAATTTACCGGTGCGCAAATTGCAATTTCGGCCGGTCATAATCGCGCTTATGGCAAATGCGCTCCGAATGACCTCCACTGGGCGGCCCCTTCTGGCGAACACAGCAAGTGTCCAGGTACTGGACATATTGCACACCAACACCAGCGGTGTACCGCCGCCTCAGGAGCATGATCGCGCACCATCTCGTGATGGTCCAGCAAATTCGAGCGAACCGTCCTACGTTCGGCCGACGGCCGGCCGGCGACGGCCCCTGGACAACGTTTGCCGAACCGATCGAACGCTCACCGGTTTCGGCCCGCCATCCTGACATGTGGGAGTAGCCTTCGGCACGTGGCTGTCGGCGGCCAAGGGCGCTGCCTCCCGGATCTGCCGGCGGGTCGGCAGCAGTACGAAGATGCGTCCGGCCGGCGCTTCGCCGCGCTCACCATCAGTTGCCGCATCGCCACCGCGATCACCGGCGGTTACGGCGTGGCCCAGCTGTTCCTCGGCCGGGAGCTGTGGTACCTCGCCGCGGTAAACCTCGTCACCGCAGTGTTTTTCACGGCCGTTCCGATGCTGTACCGGTTCGGCGCCATGGTCGCGGCGTCGGCGTTCGTCGCGGTCGCCTACCTCTCCACGGCCTA harbors:
- a CDS encoding ANTAR domain-containing response regulator, which produces MTDAPAPRRVLVAEDEALIRLDLAEMLREEGYEVVGQAGDGQEAVDLAESLKPDLVIMDVKMPRRDGIDAASEIAAKRIAPIVILTAFSQRELVERARDAGAMAYLVKPFSITDLIPAIEVAVSRFSEISALESEVANLSDRLETRKLVERAKGLLQANQGMTEPEAFKWIQRAAMDRRTTMKRVAEVVLETLDTPGGESSSA
- a CDS encoding cellulase family glycosylhydrolase; protein product: MTTAAIVAATGSHFVMPEVQHTATYNVQNTAAIDDSPSTVGISEGSDFYIAINNALAAPDADPVAILAEVNARLQQMQDLGVENVRLLVPWAGVQPVDPALGSPAGDPNWGALDLIVNAAHDKGMGILGVLNSTPWWATESTPINGQPADFNEFADFAKQVALRYGEKIGAYEVWNEPNAAFFWNPVDPVDYTNMLKVTYTKLKEASTELGVDITVIGAVVGAGLTRGDLSMNPVDFVQAMYNAGANGYFDALSFHPYKYDLKFSEGDTVPWYTDTPLYQAQQLRALMDSYLAPGQEQLKMWISEYGLPTNVVSEEQQRDYIVDFLKYWQSFAGAGPVFLYTTQGTANPGEDTYNDQAHFGLYNADGSPKAIALILKDLIKSLQPETPTNPVSSLLQMLGQLISNVLAFVPNLISAVVTSVVNVVKQLVSAIGGLLGGQTVTTTALSAARAGTSIDAAIAEDVAQDAAVDETAAAADEKTKGKTEGVSAETQAAEGTVTEEPVVTEPVVTEAVAEPVVTDPAVTEPVVTEPAVTQPVVTEPAVTEPVVTEPVVTEPEKPAATEESSTSTESTEPEPTKPEATKPETTTPETKPETSTPETKPEASSPEATKPDTTKPDTTKPDTAKPDTTKPDTKPDTSSVKSGHGTTAQTAPKPSISDKPRHGGTSTPAATTPSQRENDTAKSGAASSGAGGSE